The genome window CATCCGGATCGTTGAGCGGAGGACGATTGCGCGGAATTTGAACCGTATCGGTAGCGGGACCGGCAAACACATTTTTGACGCTACTGATCACTTGATTCTGGGCCGCAATTATTCGGCTATTTGATCCGAGTGGATCATAATGCGATGCTCTTGACACCACCCACGATATGTCCCGGCCGAAATCGGATCGGGTTTGATCGATAAGAAACCTCAGATCGGTTACGTAGCTGTCGGTAGTTGTGTTGAATACGTTATCGGCTTCGCCCTGATGCCACAAAATGGCCCGTATGCCAAGCATGTTGCTGTAATATTGCAGCGCGATTTTTAAATTTATATACGGCTGGCGCGCTGGATAAGGTGAACCACCATACCCATAAGCCTGACCACCCGTTGGTGCACTATCGCTCCAGTTGCGAACCGATGTACCGACAAAAGCCGCGTTGAAGAACATGACCGGTACATTCAGCCGGGTCGCTAGGAGGTCACCCAGCCGTCCCCAGCACCAGCTTCCCGTGCCTCGCGGGGCAATGGTAAAACCGGTGCTGTTATCTAAATGGGAGAACTGGGGTACGGGCGGGTCATTGGGGAAACCACCGTCGGGGAAACGGTAGTTTACGCAATTGACCCGGTCGTCGGTTGAGACCGGCGCGTTGTAGTGAACACCCTGTGCGTTGGATTGACCAGCTACAACAAAGACCTCACCGACACCAACACGCTCAATCGTTGTAATGGAGCCAACCTGCTGATCGCCGTTCATACCCCTGACCTGAAGATCATACCAGCCACCAGCTACCGTAATATCTCCGGCAAAAACGCCCCCGGCTGGACTATTCTGTATCGACACCCAGTCTGTCGACGTTCCCTGATTGTTTCGGGCCTGCACCCGAGCCTGAATCTGGGCGACGGAGGCTGTGTAGTACCCCGTAATGCGAAACGTTGCCTGATTGGCTTTGTTCCGTTGAAAGACAGCTCGACTGGTAGGAAATGAGACTTGAATCTGAGCCATCGATAGTGTTGGCAACAGTAGCCATACTGCTAGATAGCAGACCAACGAAACATGTTTCATAGTGCGTACAGATGCGGCCAGGTTGTATGCTAGGCGGCCAGTTTACTAAAATTCAAATCAAATTAGTCTATTCAGATGGTTCAGGGGTCACCGTCAATCGTTCCCAGATGCTGTCTTTTAACTCATCCAGGCCTTGCTGGCTTACCGCTGATATAAATGTTACAGGTAATTTTTTAGGTAGTGTCTCCTTAATACGTTCCAGTTCGGCCTGATCAACCAGATCTGTTTTTGAGATCGTTAGTAGTCGGTCTTTGTCCATCAGTTCCGGATTGTATTCCCGAAGCTCATTCAACAGAGTATTGTATTCCTGCCGAATGTCTTCGCTATCAGCTGGAATTACGAACAAAAGCACCGAGTTCCGCTCAATATGCCGTAGAAACCGCAGGCCAAGCCCTTTCCCCTGTGAAGCACCTTCGATGATACCGGGAATGTCGGCCATAACGAATGATTTGTAGTCTCTATAAGCAACGACCCCTAAATTGGGTACAAGGGTTGTAAACGGGTAGTCCGCAATTTCAGGACGAGCCGCCGATAGTACCGATAGGAGGGTCGATTTTCCCGCATTCGGAAACCCAACCAGACCGACATCGGCCAGCAGTTTTAATTCCAGCACCACCCACTCTTCGATACCTGGTTCACCAGGCTGAGCATAATGGGGGGCCTGTTGAGTAGGTGTCTTAAAATGATCATTGCCTAAACCTCCTCTACCGCCTGGAAATAGAATGATTTCCTGATTCTCGGCTGTAATCTCCGCCAGTTGCTCGCCGGTATCCGGGTTTCGGGCAATGGTACCGAGAGGAACTTCCAAAATAACGTCCTCGCCCTGTGCTCCACTACGTCGCCCACCTTCGCCCGCCACACCGCTTTCCGCTTTTATGTGTTTGCGGTATTTTAGATGGAGCAATGTCCAGAGTTGCGGGTTACCTCTTAAAATAATATGCCCCCCCCGTCCGCCATCACCGCCATCCGGTCCGCCTTTTGGCGTGTGTTTCTCGCGACGGAAGTGAACCGACCCTGCTCCGCCAGCACCCGACCGACAATTTATTTTTACGTAATCAATAAAGT of Spirosoma agri contains these proteins:
- the obgE gene encoding GTPase ObgE, with translation MASSNFIDYVKINCRSGAGGAGSVHFRREKHTPKGGPDGGDGGRGGHIILRGNPQLWTLLHLKYRKHIKAESGVAGEGGRRSGAQGEDVILEVPLGTIARNPDTGEQLAEITAENQEIILFPGGRGGLGNDHFKTPTQQAPHYAQPGEPGIEEWVVLELKLLADVGLVGFPNAGKSTLLSVLSAARPEIADYPFTTLVPNLGVVAYRDYKSFVMADIPGIIEGASQGKGLGLRFLRHIERNSVLLFVIPADSEDIRQEYNTLLNELREYNPELMDKDRLLTISKTDLVDQAELERIKETLPKKLPVTFISAVSQQGLDELKDSIWERLTVTPEPSE